One window of the Granulicella arctica genome contains the following:
- the infC gene encoding translation initiation factor IF-3: MWRRPIPPIDKRSAKSFIRTNERIRAREVRVIDENGEQLGVMAPFDALKMARERTLDLVEISPNAVPPVCKIQDYGKFLYEKDKSDRAARKKQKVIIIKEVKFSVTVDEHDYQTKKNQAVRFLGDGDKVKASLRFKGRQMAHRDLGYKIINRLILDIGEAGLVEFMPRMEGTTLHAIIAPAKKAEIQQPPAPKKISAPRPVEAVEEAVVSPVEA, from the coding sequence CTGTGGAGGCGACCTATTCCACCGATTGATAAGCGTTCCGCAAAGTCTTTTATCCGCACCAACGAACGCATCCGCGCACGCGAAGTTCGCGTCATTGACGAAAATGGCGAACAGCTCGGCGTTATGGCTCCTTTTGACGCCTTGAAAATGGCACGGGAGCGCACGCTCGACCTCGTCGAGATCTCTCCGAATGCGGTGCCTCCTGTGTGCAAGATCCAGGATTATGGCAAGTTCCTCTACGAGAAAGATAAGTCTGATCGCGCTGCCCGCAAAAAGCAGAAGGTCATCATAATCAAGGAAGTAAAGTTTTCCGTTACCGTTGACGAGCACGACTATCAAACGAAGAAGAACCAAGCTGTCCGTTTCCTTGGTGACGGCGACAAGGTAAAAGCTTCTCTACGCTTCAAGGGTCGCCAGATGGCGCACCGCGATCTTGGGTACAAGATCATCAATCGCCTGATACTAGACATCGGCGAAGCGGGACTGGTTGAATTCATGCCCCGCATGGAAGGTACAACCCTTCACGCCATCATTGCACCTGCAAAGAAGGCAGAAATTCAGCAACCGCCCGCACCGAAAAAGATATCGGCTCCTCGCCCAGTCGAGGCAGTCGAAGAAGCAGTTGTATCGCCCGTTGAGGCGTAA
- a CDS encoding phosphoribosylanthranilate isomerase gives MWVKICGNTNLEDALLAAELGADAVGFVFAPSVRQVTAAQVAQIVAHLPDSLERVGVFPAWSAEKIRDIAREAGLTAVQLHGGVDQQMPSVRQAFEGLLQAIPVLHWEAETEEASVMDQMNSAAAAGNNRVLIDSKVGSALGGTGVSFDWHAARNVFASPPTGMKLILAGGLKPETVADAIRKLQPWGVDVSSGVEAHAGRKDPEKLAQFIQRAKALHG, from the coding sequence ATGTGGGTAAAGATCTGTGGCAACACAAACCTCGAAGACGCGCTTCTGGCAGCTGAGCTCGGGGCTGATGCCGTGGGCTTCGTGTTCGCTCCCAGCGTAAGGCAAGTGACCGCGGCACAGGTTGCACAGATCGTGGCACATCTGCCGGATTCACTTGAGCGAGTCGGGGTGTTCCCCGCGTGGAGTGCTGAGAAGATTCGCGACATAGCGCGTGAGGCCGGATTGACTGCAGTCCAACTGCATGGCGGCGTAGATCAGCAGATGCCTTCTGTAAGGCAAGCTTTTGAAGGCCTGCTTCAGGCGATTCCGGTGCTCCATTGGGAGGCTGAAACTGAGGAAGCTTCTGTGATGGACCAGATGAACTCCGCTGCTGCCGCTGGAAACAACCGCGTGCTGATCGATTCGAAGGTTGGGAGTGCTCTCGGCGGAACCGGCGTTTCGTTCGACTGGCACGCCGCTCGTAATGTATTCGCGAGCCCGCCAACGGGGATGAAATTAATCCTCGCCGGTGGGCTCAAGCCTGAGACTGTGGCGGATGCGATTCGGAAGTTGCAGCCCTGGGGAGTGGACGTTTCGAGTGGGGTGGAGGCCCATGCTGGACGGAAGGATCCGGAGAAGCTAGCTCAGTTTATCCAACGAGCAAAAGCACTACACGGATAG
- a CDS encoding 30S ribosomal protein S1 gives MVDDHNPNHPESQPLNTELEILAPEATADHTELSSESTPTQHVSEHVAGTTEHLESAEPSHVATLTASSDETEEEPNYDAADFAAALANFDREQAAESAAAQNLTTEEVIVTGTVIKITDKHVVVDIGLKSEGLIPLEQVLDANGVSKFQAGDTVEVVVEREEAEGGYLVSYDKALRHKVWDTLEQASIDKTPVKGMVLSRVKGGLTVDIGIKAFLPGSQVEVRPVRNLDGYIGTEIEVRVIKLNKKRGNVVISRKELLEEDQNAKKSVTLATLEEGTILTGVVKNLTDYGAFVDLGGLDGLLHITDMSWGRLTHPRDLVNVGDEIQVKVLKFDKDKQRVSLGFKQLTPDPWLDATERYPIGAQVRGRVLSVTDYGAFVELEQGIEGLVHVSEMTWSKRMKHPSKMVKPGDEVDTIILSVNPNDRRISLGMKQLQDNPWEQLEDKYPTGAIIEGRVRNLTDFGAFIEIEDGIDGLVHVSNLSWTKRIKHPSEVLKKGEKVKAIVLGVEPENRRLSLGVKQLQPDVWDTFFAQHRVGDVIKGKVLRTAQFGAFVEIAEGVEGLCHVSEAVDATGQPVKLDVDQEHEFKIVKMNQEEKKVGLSIRAVGEEASRAEVESYKERDHQGKSSAGAPSSSSSSSSSTTLGDLINWKRSERE, from the coding sequence ATGGTAGACGACCACAATCCTAATCACCCCGAGAGCCAACCCCTGAACACCGAACTGGAAATCCTAGCGCCTGAGGCGACAGCGGATCACACCGAACTGTCTTCTGAATCCACCCCAACCCAGCACGTATCTGAGCATGTTGCTGGCACAACCGAACATCTTGAGTCCGCCGAACCGAGCCACGTCGCGACACTGACAGCCTCCTCCGATGAAACCGAAGAAGAGCCGAATTACGACGCTGCAGATTTTGCGGCTGCATTGGCAAACTTTGATCGTGAGCAGGCTGCTGAATCTGCCGCTGCCCAGAATCTGACCACGGAAGAGGTCATTGTGACCGGCACCGTGATCAAGATAACGGACAAGCATGTTGTCGTTGACATTGGCCTGAAGTCGGAAGGTCTCATCCCCCTCGAGCAGGTTCTGGACGCGAATGGCGTATCCAAGTTCCAGGCTGGGGATACGGTTGAGGTTGTGGTGGAGCGCGAGGAGGCCGAAGGTGGTTATCTCGTCAGCTACGACAAGGCGCTGCGTCACAAGGTATGGGACACGCTTGAGCAGGCTTCGATCGATAAAACGCCGGTCAAGGGCATGGTCCTTAGCCGTGTCAAGGGCGGTCTGACCGTTGACATTGGTATCAAGGCTTTCCTTCCTGGATCGCAGGTTGAGGTTCGGCCGGTTCGGAATCTTGACGGCTACATCGGCACAGAGATCGAAGTCCGCGTCATTAAGTTGAACAAAAAGCGCGGCAATGTCGTTATCAGCCGCAAAGAACTGCTTGAAGAAGATCAAAATGCGAAGAAATCGGTCACGCTTGCCACTCTGGAAGAGGGAACTATCCTTACCGGTGTCGTCAAGAATCTTACTGATTACGGCGCGTTTGTTGACCTCGGCGGCCTCGATGGACTTCTTCACATTACCGATATGAGCTGGGGTCGTCTTACGCACCCGCGCGATCTGGTCAATGTTGGCGACGAAATCCAGGTCAAGGTTCTAAAGTTTGACAAGGATAAACAGCGCGTTTCGCTTGGCTTCAAGCAGTTGACGCCTGATCCGTGGCTGGATGCGACGGAACGGTATCCTATTGGCGCGCAGGTTCGTGGGCGTGTTCTCTCGGTCACCGACTATGGCGCCTTCGTTGAACTTGAGCAGGGTATCGAGGGACTTGTACACGTCTCCGAGATGACCTGGTCGAAGCGGATGAAGCACCCTTCGAAGATGGTCAAGCCAGGCGATGAGGTCGACACCATTATCCTCAGCGTCAACCCGAACGACCGCCGCATCTCGCTCGGCATGAAGCAGCTTCAGGATAATCCCTGGGAGCAGCTCGAGGACAAGTATCCGACGGGCGCCATCATCGAAGGCCGCGTTCGCAACCTTACCGACTTTGGTGCTTTCATCGAGATCGAAGACGGTATCGACGGACTGGTCCATGTATCGAACCTAAGCTGGACAAAGCGCATCAAGCATCCCTCGGAAGTTCTGAAGAAGGGTGAGAAGGTCAAGGCGATCGTCCTCGGCGTTGAGCCGGAGAACCGTCGTCTCTCACTCGGCGTGAAGCAGCTTCAGCCGGATGTCTGGGATACGTTCTTCGCGCAGCACCGTGTTGGCGATGTGATCAAGGGCAAGGTTCTACGTACGGCGCAGTTCGGAGCCTTTGTTGAGATCGCTGAGGGTGTTGAAGGTCTTTGCCATGTCTCTGAAGCAGTCGATGCTACCGGCCAGCCCGTGAAGCTCGATGTGGATCAGGAGCATGAGTTCAAGATTGTCAAGATGAACCAAGAAGAAAAGAAGGTCGGTCTCAGCATTCGCGCAGTTGGCGAAGAGGCCAGCCGTGCAGAGGTCGAGAGCTATAAAGAGCGCGATCACCAAGGCAAGAGCTCTGCTGGCGCACCTTCCTCATCTTCTTCATCAAGCAGCAGCACTACGCTGGGCGACCTGATCAACTGGAAACGTTCCGAACGCGAGTAA
- a CDS encoding response regulator: MLVDDEVAVLLTLKAVLEISGFDVDTAASAKDAKLKLKKNQYAMVITDMRMENDAAGAEVIQAARSAEYHPALALLTAFPVAEEDWQELDTDKVEVLMKPMQTKILLQQIDSLLDKHEARLAAVLKSLKEGRAAGKLPAKTAKAAKAPAKKAALKKVAPKKGLRKSSVAR, from the coding sequence TTGCTGGTCGATGATGAAGTGGCTGTTTTGCTGACACTTAAGGCCGTTCTGGAGATTAGCGGCTTTGATGTGGACACGGCCGCTTCAGCCAAGGACGCCAAGCTCAAGCTAAAGAAGAATCAATATGCCATGGTGATCACGGATATGCGCATGGAGAACGATGCAGCGGGTGCAGAGGTGATCCAGGCGGCGCGATCGGCGGAATACCACCCTGCCTTAGCCCTGCTGACGGCGTTTCCAGTAGCTGAGGAAGACTGGCAGGAACTGGACACGGATAAGGTCGAAGTGCTGATGAAGCCAATGCAGACCAAGATCCTGTTGCAGCAGATTGACAGCTTGCTCGACAAGCACGAAGCCAGACTTGCTGCAGTTCTGAAGTCTCTAAAGGAAGGTCGCGCCGCGGGAAAGTTGCCAGCGAAGACTGCAAAGGCAGCTAAAGCGCCTGCTAAGAAAGCCGCATTGAAGAAGGTGGCTCCGAAGAAGGGCCTTCGCAAGTCTTCGGTGGCCCGCTAG
- the trpC gene encoding indole-3-glycerol phosphate synthase TrpC, translating to MTSKLDQILASTTLGVAERKGSADLAAMEQLAAAHTPKGFAAGLRRVSEYGPAVIAELKKASPSKGLIRADFQPRPLALGLEEGGAAALSVLTDVEFFQGSLENLRMASDAVKIPCLRKDFIVDAFQVLEARAYGGDAILLIVAAHDDATLLTLREAARQYGLDVLCEVHDRDELTRAIDIGCEAIGVNSRDLRNFTVRSETLHELVELIPASVVRVAESGITSSEDMFALRTAGYDAFLIGEALMRLADPGAGLAEMLRRTAVASGI from the coding sequence ATGACTTCTAAACTCGACCAGATACTCGCAAGTACGACGCTGGGCGTGGCTGAGCGCAAAGGTTCGGCAGACCTTGCCGCGATGGAGCAACTGGCTGCGGCTCACACACCAAAAGGCTTTGCTGCCGGGTTGCGGCGGGTGTCCGAATACGGCCCCGCAGTCATTGCCGAACTGAAAAAGGCATCGCCGTCCAAGGGGTTAATTCGCGCGGACTTTCAGCCACGACCGTTGGCTTTGGGACTGGAAGAGGGCGGCGCGGCGGCTCTATCGGTCTTGACAGATGTGGAATTTTTTCAAGGCTCGCTTGAGAACCTCAGGATGGCGTCTGATGCCGTCAAGATTCCGTGTCTTCGTAAAGATTTCATTGTCGATGCCTTCCAGGTTTTGGAGGCGAGAGCCTATGGAGGCGACGCTATTCTGCTTATCGTGGCTGCGCATGACGATGCGACTCTTCTTACGTTGCGCGAGGCGGCCAGGCAATATGGACTCGATGTTTTGTGCGAGGTTCACGATCGTGACGAGTTGACTCGCGCGATCGATATCGGATGCGAGGCAATCGGAGTGAACAGCCGGGATCTGCGCAACTTTACAGTGCGTTCGGAGACGTTGCATGAGCTTGTGGAGTTGATTCCGGCGAGTGTTGTTCGGGTTGCGGAGAGCGGCATCACGTCCAGCGAGGATATGTTCGCGCTGCGCACAGCGGGCTACGACGCCTTCCTGATAGGCGAGGCGCTGATGCGGCTTGCTGATCCGGGCGCCGGTCTGGCCGAAATGCTAAGACGGACGGCCGTCGCTTCGGGAATCTAG